A single region of the Apodemus sylvaticus chromosome 7, mApoSyl1.1, whole genome shotgun sequence genome encodes:
- the LOC127690152 gene encoding olfactory receptor 7G2-like — protein sequence MEPANQTGVSEFFLMGLTYVPELQRLFFNFFLSMYLITIVGNLLIMLAVSKDSHLHTPMYFFLCNLSFTDICTSTTIVPKLLLNIQVHDQRITYIGCLSQVCFILTFCVLESCLLTVMAYDRYVAICQPLRYRVIMNPFLCIFLVLLSLLISTINALLHTFLLLPLSFCAEQNIPNFFCELGQITKLSCSDTFINILFIYTASIIFSVIPLSGIIFSYIQIVSSILKIQSVGGRHKAFSTCGSHLSVVSLFYGTGLGVYMNASVSSSSISNVIASMMYSVVPQMLNPFIYSLRSKEIKGSLRQLIIRIICVL from the coding sequence atggaACCTGCAAACCAAACAGGTGTTTCAGAATTCTTTCTCATGGGATTAACATATGTCCCTGAACTTCAACGCCTCTTCTTCAACTTTTTCCTGTCCATGTATCTTATTACCATCGTTGGAAATCTACTCATTATGCTGGCTGTAAGCAAGGACTCCCACCTAcacactcccatgtacttctttctttGCAATCTGTCTTTCACTGATATCTGTACAAGCACAACGATAGTCCCAAAGCTGCTGTTGAACATCCAAGTACATGACCAGAGAATCACTTACATAGGTTGCCTGTCTCAGGTTTGTTTTATCTTGACATTTTGTGTTTTAGAAAGCTGTCTCCTAACTGTGATggcttatgaccgctatgtggcaaTTTGTCAACCTCTAAGATATAGGGTCATTATGAACCCTTTCCTATGTATTTTCCTAGTATTACTTTCCCTTCTTATCAGCACTATAAATGCACTACTCCACACTTTTCTGCTGTTGCCTCTGTCCTTCTGTGCAGAACAGAATATCCCCAACTTCTTTTGTGAACTTGGTCAAATCACAAAGCTTTCCTGCTCTGATACATTTatcaatattctttttatttacactGCATCCATTATATTTTCAGTTATTCCACTTTCTGGGattattttctcttatattcAAATCGTATCTTCTATTTTGAAGATCCAATCAGTTGGTGGAAGGCATAAAGCATTTTCCACATGTGGGTCTCATCTTTCAGTAGTATCTTTATTCTATGGGACTGGCTTAGGTGTATACATGAATGCTTCCGTTTCTAGCTCTTCCATTAGCAATGTAATAGCATCCATGATGTACAGTGTGGTTCCTCAAATGCTAAATCCTTTTATCTACAGTTTGAGGAGCAAAGAAATCAAAGGATCCTTGAGGCAGCTCATCATTAGGATCATTTgtgttttatag